A window of the Phycicoccus sp. M110.8 genome harbors these coding sequences:
- a CDS encoding ABC transporter ATP-binding protein, producing MTAPVVVLDDVTVRYAGAPGPTLRSASVVVEEGELALVVGRTGSGKSTLLGAVSGRVPHFTGGHLSGRVTVSGLDTRTHRPRDLAGTVGVVAQDPLAGFVTDTVEEELAYTLEQLAVDPPAMRRRVEEVLDVLGIAELRDAPLRDLSGGQQQRVAIGAVLTAGPRLLVLDEPTSALDPVGAEEVLATLTRLVHDLGLTVVVSEHRLERVVGVADVVLAVGDDGSVRQGAPREVLADFPLAPPVVELGRWAGWDPLPLTVREARRAAAPLRRDLGQAAPDQAAHGQPVVRDDVTREPESSSPATVTRLTARDVGVRHGRVEAVRDVDLDLRAGEVLVLMGRNGSGKSSLLWALHGTGHRTAGTVAVVEAAGHRTDPAVAAPRDRRRLVGLVPQSAPDLLYLDTVGTECRQADHESGARPGTTRDLLDRLAPEIPDDLHPRDLSEGQQLAMAVAVQLAAAPGVVLLDEPTRGLDRPGKEALVEVLRGLAAGGRAVAVATHDVEFAAEVADRVVVLAQGRVVADGPARDVLADSPEFAPQVAKVLAPSRVLTVAEAVATAATLPRQGVAR from the coding sequence GTGACCGCCCCCGTCGTCGTGCTCGACGACGTCACCGTGCGGTATGCCGGCGCGCCCGGGCCCACGCTCCGGTCGGCGTCCGTCGTGGTCGAGGAGGGCGAGCTCGCCCTCGTCGTGGGCCGCACCGGCTCGGGCAAGTCCACCCTGCTCGGGGCCGTGAGCGGCCGGGTGCCGCACTTCACCGGCGGCCACCTGTCGGGGCGGGTCACCGTCTCCGGGCTCGACACCCGCACGCACCGGCCCCGCGACCTCGCCGGCACGGTCGGCGTCGTCGCGCAGGACCCGCTCGCCGGCTTCGTCACCGACACGGTCGAGGAGGAGCTCGCCTACACCCTCGAGCAGCTCGCCGTGGACCCGCCGGCGATGCGCCGCAGGGTCGAGGAGGTCCTGGACGTCCTCGGGATCGCCGAGCTGCGCGACGCCCCCCTGCGCGACCTCTCCGGCGGCCAGCAGCAGCGGGTGGCGATCGGGGCCGTCCTCACCGCCGGGCCCCGGCTGCTCGTGCTGGACGAGCCGACCTCGGCCCTCGACCCGGTCGGGGCCGAGGAGGTCCTGGCCACGCTGACCCGGCTCGTGCACGACCTCGGGCTCACGGTCGTCGTCTCCGAGCACCGCCTCGAGCGAGTCGTGGGGGTGGCCGACGTCGTGCTCGCCGTCGGTGACGACGGGTCGGTCCGGCAGGGGGCGCCGCGCGAGGTGCTGGCCGACTTCCCGCTCGCCCCGCCCGTGGTCGAGCTGGGCCGCTGGGCCGGGTGGGACCCGCTGCCCCTCACGGTCCGGGAGGCACGGCGCGCCGCCGCGCCGCTGCGCCGCGACCTCGGGCAGGCGGCACCCGACCAGGCCGCTCACGGGCAGCCGGTGGTCCGCGACGACGTGACCCGCGAGCCCGAGTCGTCGTCCCCCGCGACGGTCACGCGGCTGACGGCCCGGGACGTCGGGGTCAGGCACGGGCGCGTCGAGGCCGTGCGCGACGTCGACCTGGACCTGCGCGCCGGTGAGGTGCTCGTCCTCATGGGACGCAACGGGTCGGGCAAGTCCTCGCTCCTGTGGGCCCTGCACGGCACGGGTCACCGCACCGCCGGCACGGTGGCGGTCGTGGAGGCGGCCGGCCACCGGACCGACCCGGCCGTGGCGGCCCCGCGGGACCGTCGACGGCTCGTGGGACTGGTGCCCCAGAGCGCACCCGACCTGCTGTACCTCGACACGGTCGGCACCGAGTGCCGCCAGGCCGACCACGAGTCGGGGGCCCGGCCGGGCACCACCCGCGACCTGCTCGACCGGCTGGCGCCGGAGATCCCCGACGACCTGCACCCGCGGGACCTGTCCGAGGGCCAGCAGCTCGCAATGGCCGTGGCCGTCCAGCTCGCGGCCGCGCCCGGGGTGGTCCTGCTCGACGAGCCCACCCGGGGCCTGGACCGCCCCGGCAAGGAGGCCCTCGTGGAGGTCCTGCGTGGCCTGGCCGCCGGCGGCCGTGCGGTCGCCGTCGCGACGCACGACGTCGAGTTCGCCGCCGAGGTGGCCGACCGCGTCGTCGTCCTCGCGCAGGGGCGGGTGGTGGCGGACGGCCCGGCGCGGGACGTCCTCGCCGACTCCCCCGAGTTCGCGCCGCAGGTGGCCAAGGTGCTGGCGCCGTCGCGGGTCCTCACCGTCGCCGAGGCCGTGGCGACCGCGGCGACCCTGCCGCGCCAGGGGGTCGCTCGATGA
- a CDS encoding ECF transporter S component, whose amino-acid sequence MSAPTAATHRVRAAVALRPRSTAALLLVSVAGLLAFLWPLLASTDSQLGRSADAPLVFALLLPLLLAVVLSEIAEGGLDVKAVAMLGVLSAVGAALRPLGAGTAGLETVFFLLVLGGRVFGPGFGFVLGSTTLFASALVTGGVGPWLPYQMLGAAWVGLGAGLLPRVRPRWEVPLLCAYGALAGLLYGVALDFSFWPFATGLDGHLSFVAGAPAWENLQRFAVFSAATSLWWDLGRAVTNVVLIAVTGRAVLATLRRAARRAAFDASTGFDGPPPAAAGSAPGQAPGKAPRDARRDAPAAARRAEPVADEEPAPRHTLRG is encoded by the coding sequence ATGAGTGCACCGACCGCCGCCACCCACCGGGTCCGCGCCGCCGTCGCCCTGCGCCCCCGGTCCACCGCCGCCCTGCTGCTGGTCTCCGTCGCCGGCCTCCTGGCCTTCCTGTGGCCGCTGCTGGCAAGCACCGACTCCCAGCTGGGGCGCAGCGCAGACGCCCCCCTCGTCTTCGCCCTGCTGCTGCCGCTGCTGCTCGCCGTGGTGCTCTCCGAGATCGCCGAGGGCGGCCTCGACGTCAAGGCCGTGGCGATGCTCGGGGTGCTGTCCGCCGTCGGTGCGGCGCTACGCCCACTCGGAGCCGGGACCGCCGGGCTCGAGACGGTGTTCTTCCTGCTCGTGCTCGGGGGGCGCGTGTTCGGACCCGGGTTCGGCTTCGTGCTGGGCTCGACCACCCTGTTCGCGTCCGCGCTCGTCACCGGCGGCGTGGGTCCGTGGCTGCCGTACCAGATGCTCGGGGCCGCGTGGGTCGGCCTGGGCGCGGGGCTGCTGCCGCGCGTCCGCCCGCGCTGGGAGGTGCCGCTGCTCTGCGCCTACGGGGCCCTGGCCGGGCTGCTGTACGGCGTGGCGCTCGACTTCTCCTTCTGGCCCTTCGCCACCGGGCTCGACGGCCACCTGTCCTTCGTCGCGGGGGCCCCGGCCTGGGAGAACCTCCAGCGGTTCGCCGTCTTCTCCGCCGCGACGAGCCTGTGGTGGGACCTCGGGCGAGCGGTCACCAACGTGGTCCTCATCGCCGTGACCGGCCGCGCCGTGCTCGCCACCCTGCGCCGGGCCGCCCGCCGCGCCGCCTTCGACGCAAGTACCGGCTTCGACGGGCCGCCGCCCGCAGCCGCCGGGTCAGCCCCAGGACAAGCCCCCGGGAAGGCCCCGCGGGACGCCCGGAGGGACGCCCCGGCAGCGGCGAGGAGGGCCGAGCCCGTCGCCGACGAGGAGCCGGCACCTCGGCATACGCTGCGGGGATGA
- a CDS encoding FAD-binding oxidoreductase, which translates to MTTTTDLAVDTVTDPDVKAGYGTDESVGATAPADFEVVRARDLADVVEVMRWAHETRTPVVPQGARSSLTGSSVAIEGGIVLNTERMASVTTIDPLEGIAVCGPGVVNRHLKDAVAEHGMFYPPDPASSAFCTIGGNVATNAGGLCCVKYGVTADYVRSLQVVLAGGEVIRTGHRTAKGTAGLDLTGLFVGSEGTLGVVTEVTTRIIPAPDPALTVLATFDSLDAASAAIVALRRERHVPSLVELMDRAAVAAVQSLADYGFPGDCEAVLLVQSDRPGHTGEDVQRYAGLLADAGATEVAVADDPAEADLLLAGRRALSPALEAKGPRYLEDVCVPVGRLTDLIREGHRIAADSGLEIVMAGHAGDGNLHPSIFFSPDEPGSRERAHAAFSQVVTTALGMGGTITGEHGVGTLKAPWLAEELGTAELERQRAVKAVFDPRGVLNPGRVYWS; encoded by the coding sequence ATGACGACCACCACCGACCTCGCCGTCGACACGGTCACCGACCCCGATGTCAAGGCGGGCTACGGCACCGACGAGTCCGTGGGCGCCACCGCGCCGGCCGACTTCGAGGTGGTGCGGGCCCGCGACCTCGCCGACGTCGTCGAGGTGATGCGGTGGGCGCACGAGACCCGCACCCCCGTGGTCCCCCAAGGGGCGCGCAGCAGCCTCACCGGCAGCTCGGTCGCGATCGAGGGCGGCATCGTCCTCAACACCGAGCGGATGGCCTCGGTCACCACGATCGACCCGCTCGAGGGCATCGCCGTCTGCGGGCCGGGCGTCGTCAACAGGCACCTCAAGGACGCCGTCGCGGAGCACGGCATGTTCTACCCGCCGGACCCCGCCTCGTCGGCCTTCTGCACCATCGGCGGCAACGTCGCCACCAACGCCGGCGGGCTGTGCTGCGTCAAGTACGGCGTCACGGCCGACTACGTCCGCTCGCTGCAGGTCGTGCTGGCCGGCGGCGAGGTCATCCGCACCGGCCACCGCACCGCCAAGGGCACCGCGGGGCTCGACCTCACCGGCCTGTTCGTCGGCTCCGAGGGCACGCTCGGCGTCGTCACCGAGGTCACGACGCGGATCATCCCGGCCCCCGACCCGGCCCTGACCGTGCTCGCGACCTTCGACTCGCTCGACGCGGCCAGCGCCGCCATCGTCGCGCTGCGTCGTGAGCGGCACGTGCCGAGCCTCGTCGAGCTGATGGACCGCGCAGCCGTGGCGGCGGTCCAGTCGCTCGCCGACTACGGCTTCCCCGGCGACTGCGAGGCGGTGCTGCTGGTGCAGTCCGACCGTCCCGGCCACACGGGTGAGGACGTGCAGCGGTATGCCGGGCTGCTCGCCGACGCGGGCGCCACCGAGGTCGCGGTGGCCGACGACCCCGCCGAGGCGGACCTGCTGCTCGCGGGCCGACGGGCGCTCAGCCCGGCCCTGGAGGCCAAGGGCCCGCGCTACCTCGAGGACGTGTGCGTGCCGGTCGGACGGCTCACCGACCTCATCCGCGAGGGCCACCGGATCGCCGCCGACTCCGGGCTGGAGATCGTCATGGCCGGCCACGCCGGCGACGGCAACCTGCACCCGAGCATCTTCTTCTCCCCCGACGAGCCCGGCAGCCGCGAGCGGGCGCACGCCGCCTTCAGCCAGGTCGTCACGACCGCACTCGGCATGGGCGGCACCATCACCGGCGAGCACGGGGTGGGCACCCTCAAGGCGCCGTGGCTCGCCGAGGAGCTCGGGACCGCCGAGCTCGAGCGCCAGCGGGCGGTCAAGGCCGTCTTCGACCCGCGCGGCGTGCTCAATCCCGGTCGCGTCTACTGGTCCTGA
- a CDS encoding NUDIX hydrolase family protein: MSPLELERSESWLSREDLDAARQRLPILYVDAVPVRVDERGAVTAVGLLLRASDGEINRELVSGRVLYHERVRDALIRHLEKDLGPMALPQVPASPQPFTVAEYFPTPGVTPFHDPRQHAVSLAFVVPVAGDCQPQQDALDLAWLSPEEALQPSVVEEMAGGHGVLLRQALAHLGHAI, translated from the coding sequence ATGAGTCCGCTCGAGCTCGAACGCAGTGAGTCCTGGCTGTCCCGCGAGGACCTCGACGCGGCGCGGCAGCGGCTGCCGATCCTCTACGTCGACGCCGTTCCGGTGCGGGTGGACGAGCGCGGGGCCGTGACCGCGGTCGGGCTGCTCCTGCGCGCCTCCGACGGCGAGATCAACCGCGAGCTGGTCTCCGGCCGCGTGCTCTACCACGAGCGCGTGCGCGACGCCCTCATCCGTCACCTGGAGAAGGACCTCGGTCCCATGGCCCTGCCGCAGGTGCCGGCCAGCCCGCAGCCGTTCACCGTCGCGGAGTACTTCCCCACCCCCGGGGTCACCCCGTTCCACGACCCGCGCCAGCACGCGGTCTCCCTGGCCTTCGTCGTCCCGGTCGCCGGGGACTGCCAGCCGCAGCAGGACGCGCTCGACCTCGCCTGGCTCAGCCCCGAGGAGGCGCTCCAGCCGTCGGTGGTCGAGGAGATGGCCGGGGGCCACGGCGTGCTGCTGCGCCAGGCCCTGGCCCACCTCGGGCACGCGATCTGA
- a CDS encoding lysophospholipid acyltransferase family protein: MEPVYSSVIGVARALFAFQGLRIRLRGLDHVPRTGGAVMVINHTGYFDFTYAGLAGVEAGRLVRFMAKKSIWDNPVARVLMTGMHHIPVDREAGQESFGTALSALRSGEIVGVFPEATISRSFELKEFKSGAVRLAQQAGVPVLPVTIWGSQRVWTKGRPKRMGRHHVPLFITVGAPLVVAADEDPVAATARVKDAMRAQLDADQAAYPAWPDTERELLPARLGGTAPTLEEADTMDAADRRARRTAG, translated from the coding sequence ATGGAGCCGGTCTACTCGTCCGTGATCGGTGTCGCCCGAGCGCTGTTCGCCTTTCAGGGGTTGAGGATCCGCCTGCGCGGGCTCGACCACGTGCCGCGCACCGGTGGCGCCGTCATGGTCATCAACCACACGGGGTACTTCGACTTCACGTATGCCGGCCTCGCCGGTGTCGAGGCCGGCCGCCTCGTGCGGTTCATGGCGAAGAAGTCCATCTGGGACAACCCGGTGGCCCGCGTGCTCATGACCGGGATGCACCACATCCCCGTCGACCGTGAGGCCGGCCAGGAGTCGTTCGGGACCGCCCTGTCGGCGCTGCGGTCCGGGGAGATCGTGGGTGTCTTCCCCGAGGCCACCATCAGCCGCTCGTTCGAGCTCAAGGAGTTCAAGTCCGGCGCGGTACGGCTGGCGCAGCAGGCCGGCGTCCCGGTGCTGCCCGTGACGATCTGGGGCTCCCAGCGCGTCTGGACCAAGGGGCGTCCCAAGCGGATGGGCCGCCACCACGTCCCGCTCTTCATCACCGTGGGCGCGCCCCTGGTGGTCGCGGCCGACGAGGACCCGGTGGCGGCGACGGCCCGGGTCAAGGACGCCATGCGCGCCCAGCTCGACGCGGACCAGGCCGCCTACCCGGCGTGGCCGGACACCGAGCGCGAGCTGCTGCCCGCCCGGCTCGGCGGCACGGCGCCGACGCTCGAGGAGGCCGACACGATGGACGCCGCCGACCGCAGGGCACGGCGCACCGCGGGCTGA
- the eccCa gene encoding type VII secretion protein EccCa yields the protein MAVTLRRGPREQAPEVPSGRIVLQSPPEITPSEGASSLLMNAVPMLGSVGSIAFVALSQPGIKGYIAGGMFLVASLGFVGVNGWKQRQQHAAGVSEARREYLAYLGEVRETVREAANRQRAAALWNNPAPEALPAVCEERTRVWERSTGDDDFLRVRFGRTNQPLCITLEAPDTPPMAQLDPVAASALHRLLSTHRVQPDLPASVSLPYFSRIEVTGDAEPARALARSLIAAATTQHAPDQLQVAVVAGADALPEWEWVKWLPHAHSQRERDGVGPARMVASSLSDLEPMLPAELRERPRFGFSETATLPHVLVVVDGGDVPPGNAIVTEDGVLGVTVLHLPERWDELSVDSRMRLALGQPATSGPYAGRVPMQILTLGSEPARGFADQMSLVQAEAAARRLAPLYAGAEPERRDAMTSTTELVDLLGLGDVRDYDPEAAWRPRLQRDRLRVPIGVGAQGQVVSLDIKESAQQGMGPHGLVIGATGSGKSEVLRTLVLALAMTHSSEALNFVLVDFKGGATFAGMADMPHVSAVITNLGQELSLVDRMQDALHGEMVRRQELLRAAGNFANVTDYEKARAAGADLEPLPALLIVADEFSELLAARPEFVELFVAIGRLGRSLSMHLLLASQRLEEGRLRGLESHLSYRIGLRTFSASESRTVIGVPDAYELPAVPGLGFLKPDQTTLLKFKAAYVSGPPPARRRAHTGNTGTTGEIIPFSAAPVLRLSTETEAPVVDEGPREDRATFDIAVAKMRGKGRPAHQVWLPPLDVPDSLDRLFGDLATHDQLGLVSPSWRAAGSLVVPLGIVDRPLEQRRDVLSVGLGGAAGHVAIVGGPRSGKSTLARTLVTALALTTTPLESQFYVMDFGGGTFSPLVKLAHVAGVASRNEPDVVRRMFAELRGIVDKREAYFRAQGIDSIETYRRRRAEGRADDGYGDVFLVVDGWPTLRAEFDELELQIQELAGRGLTFGLHLVATTNRWMDFRSAVKDVFGTRLELRLGDTSDSEIDRKLAANVPKGRPGRGIEATRHHFLAAIPRIDGSGDAGSLGAGVDDLVERVNAAWQGPSGPKLRLLPDRVDLEQVRAQTRPADRRILLGIDENNLAPIGVDPTEEPHLYLFGDSDSGKTAMLRTYASEVMRLYTPQEAQIFAVDYRRGLLGEIPDEYLREYFTTEDQVAQNIPELAAYLRSRLPGPDVTPEQLRTRSWWTGAEVFVIVDDYDLVVTSAGSPLAALVPLLAQAGDVGLHLVVTRRTGGASRASYESVMQSLRDLASPGILLSGSPDEGPLIGNVKPVPAVPGRGRLVSRETGNNVMQVAWTPSRHG from the coding sequence ATGGCAGTGACGTTGCGGAGGGGGCCGCGCGAGCAGGCCCCTGAGGTGCCCTCCGGCCGGATCGTCCTGCAGTCCCCGCCGGAGATCACGCCGAGCGAGGGTGCGAGCTCCCTGCTCATGAATGCCGTGCCGATGCTCGGCAGCGTCGGCTCCATCGCGTTCGTGGCCCTGTCGCAGCCGGGCATCAAGGGCTACATCGCCGGCGGCATGTTCCTGGTCGCCTCGCTCGGCTTCGTCGGCGTCAACGGGTGGAAGCAGCGCCAGCAGCACGCGGCCGGGGTCAGCGAGGCCCGGCGCGAGTACCTCGCCTACCTCGGCGAGGTGCGTGAGACCGTCCGGGAGGCGGCCAACCGCCAGCGGGCCGCTGCGCTGTGGAACAACCCGGCGCCCGAGGCGCTGCCGGCGGTCTGCGAGGAGCGCACCCGGGTCTGGGAGCGCTCGACCGGCGACGACGACTTCCTGCGGGTGCGGTTCGGGCGGACGAACCAGCCCCTGTGCATCACGCTCGAGGCCCCCGACACCCCGCCGATGGCCCAGCTCGACCCGGTCGCCGCGTCGGCACTGCACCGGCTGCTGTCCACCCACCGGGTCCAGCCCGACCTGCCGGCGTCGGTGAGCCTGCCGTACTTCTCCCGCATCGAGGTCACCGGCGACGCCGAGCCGGCCCGCGCCCTCGCCCGCAGCCTCATAGCCGCGGCCACCACCCAGCACGCCCCCGACCAGCTCCAGGTCGCCGTCGTCGCCGGGGCGGACGCCCTCCCCGAGTGGGAGTGGGTCAAGTGGCTGCCGCACGCCCACAGCCAGCGCGAGCGCGACGGGGTCGGGCCGGCCCGCATGGTCGCCTCGTCCCTGTCGGACCTCGAGCCGATGCTGCCCGCCGAGCTGCGCGAGCGCCCCCGGTTCGGGTTCTCCGAGACCGCGACGCTGCCGCACGTCCTCGTGGTGGTCGACGGCGGCGACGTGCCGCCCGGCAACGCGATCGTCACCGAGGACGGCGTCCTCGGCGTCACCGTGCTCCACCTGCCCGAGCGCTGGGACGAGCTGTCCGTGGACAGCCGGATGCGCCTGGCCCTCGGCCAGCCGGCCACCTCCGGCCCGTACGCAGGCCGCGTGCCGATGCAGATCCTCACCCTGGGCAGCGAGCCCGCGCGCGGGTTCGCCGACCAGATGTCGCTCGTGCAGGCCGAGGCTGCGGCGCGGCGGCTCGCGCCCCTGTATGCCGGCGCCGAGCCCGAGCGCCGCGACGCCATGACCAGCACCACCGAGCTCGTGGACCTGCTGGGGCTGGGCGACGTGCGCGACTACGACCCCGAGGCCGCCTGGCGGCCCCGGCTGCAGCGCGACCGGCTGCGGGTGCCGATCGGTGTCGGCGCCCAGGGGCAGGTCGTCTCCCTCGACATCAAGGAGTCGGCGCAGCAGGGCATGGGCCCGCACGGCCTGGTCATCGGCGCCACCGGCTCGGGCAAGTCCGAGGTGCTGCGCACGCTGGTCCTGGCGCTCGCGATGACCCACTCCTCCGAGGCGCTCAACTTCGTCCTCGTCGACTTCAAGGGTGGTGCGACCTTCGCCGGCATGGCCGACATGCCGCACGTGTCCGCCGTCATCACCAACCTCGGCCAGGAGCTCAGCCTCGTCGACCGCATGCAGGACGCCCTGCACGGCGAGATGGTCCGCCGCCAGGAGCTGCTGCGTGCCGCCGGCAACTTCGCCAACGTCACGGACTACGAGAAGGCGCGAGCCGCGGGGGCCGACCTCGAGCCGCTGCCGGCCCTGCTCATCGTCGCCGACGAGTTCTCCGAGCTGCTCGCGGCGCGGCCGGAGTTCGTCGAGCTGTTCGTCGCGATCGGCCGGCTCGGCCGGTCGCTGTCGATGCACCTGCTGCTCGCCTCGCAGCGGCTGGAGGAGGGGCGCCTGCGCGGCCTGGAGTCGCACCTGTCCTACCGCATCGGCCTGCGCACCTTCTCGGCCTCGGAGTCGCGCACCGTCATCGGGGTCCCCGACGCGTACGAGCTGCCGGCGGTGCCGGGCCTCGGCTTCCTCAAGCCGGACCAGACGACCCTGCTCAAGTTCAAGGCGGCCTACGTCTCCGGGCCGCCGCCGGCGCGGCGGCGCGCCCACACCGGCAACACCGGGACGACCGGCGAGATCATCCCGTTCTCGGCCGCGCCCGTGCTGCGCCTCAGCACCGAGACCGAGGCACCCGTCGTCGACGAGGGGCCCCGGGAGGACCGCGCGACCTTCGACATCGCCGTTGCCAAGATGCGCGGCAAGGGCCGACCCGCCCACCAGGTCTGGCTGCCGCCGCTGGACGTGCCCGATTCCCTCGACCGCCTCTTCGGCGACCTGGCGACGCACGACCAGCTCGGCCTCGTCTCGCCCTCGTGGCGGGCCGCCGGGTCGCTCGTGGTCCCGCTGGGCATCGTCGACCGGCCGCTGGAGCAGCGCCGCGACGTCCTGTCCGTCGGGCTCGGCGGTGCGGCCGGGCACGTCGCCATCGTCGGTGGCCCGCGCAGCGGCAAGAGCACGCTCGCCCGCACCCTCGTGACCGCGCTCGCGCTCACGACGACCCCGCTCGAGTCGCAGTTCTACGTCATGGACTTCGGCGGCGGCACGTTCTCGCCCCTGGTCAAGCTGGCCCACGTCGCCGGGGTCGCGAGCCGCAACGAGCCGGACGTCGTGCGCCGCATGTTCGCCGAGCTGCGCGGCATCGTCGACAAGCGCGAGGCGTACTTCCGCGCGCAGGGCATCGACTCGATCGAGACCTACCGGCGGCGCCGGGCCGAGGGCCGCGCCGACGACGGCTACGGCGACGTGTTCCTCGTCGTCGACGGCTGGCCCACGCTGCGCGCCGAGTTCGACGAGCTGGAGCTGCAGATCCAGGAGCTGGCCGGGCGCGGCCTGACCTTCGGCCTGCACCTCGTCGCGACCACGAACCGGTGGATGGACTTCCGCAGCGCCGTCAAGGACGTCTTCGGCACGCGCCTGGAGCTGCGCCTCGGCGACACCAGCGACTCCGAGATCGACCGCAAGCTCGCGGCGAACGTGCCCAAGGGGCGGCCCGGGCGGGGCATCGAGGCGACCCGGCACCACTTCCTGGCCGCGATCCCGCGCATCGACGGCAGTGGCGACGCCGGCAGCCTCGGCGCCGGTGTCGACGACCTCGTCGAGCGCGTCAACGCGGCGTGGCAGGGCCCGAGCGGACCGAAGCTCCGGCTGCTGCCCGACCGGGTCGACCTCGAGCAGGTGCGCGCCCAGACGCGACCCGCGGACCGGCGCATCCTGCTGGGCATCGACGAGAACAACCTGGCACCGATCGGCGTGGACCCCACGGAGGAGCCGCACCTCTACCTCTTCGGCGACAGCGACTCGGGCAAGACGGCCATGCTGCGCACGTACGCCAGCGAGGTCATGCGGCTCTACACCCCGCAGGAGGCGCAGATCTTCGCGGTCGACTACCGCCGCGGCCTGCTGGGCGAGATCCCCGACGAGTACCTGCGCGAGTACTTCACCACCGAGGACCAGGTGGCTCAGAACATCCCCGAGCTCGCGGCATACCTGCGCTCCCGGCTGCCCGGACCGGACGTCACGCCCGAGCAGCTGCGCACCCGGAGCTGGTGGACCGGCGCCGAGGTGTTCGTGATCGTCGACGACTACGACCTCGTGGTGACGTCCGCCGGCAGCCCGCTCGCCGCCCTCGTGCCCCTGCTGGCCCAGGCCGGCGACGTCGGCCTGCACCTGGTCGTCACGCGGCGCACCGGCGGCGCGAGCCGCGCGTCGTACGAGTCGGTCATGCAGAGCCTGCGCGACCTGGCCAGCCCCGGCATCCTGCTCTCCGGCAGCCCCGACGAGGGCCCGCTGATCGGCAACGTCAAGCCGGTTCCCGCGGTGCCCGGGCGCGGACGCCTCGTCTCACGTGAGACAGGCAACAACGTGATGCAGGTTGCCTGGACCCCGTCACGCCACGGGTGA
- a CDS encoding WXG100 family type VII secretion target, producing the protein MGPKESELAKIRDAASDIKAQGEDWEAAAARIDTLVASVKNTKNDLGLDWEGEGADAAFAAMDRLTASLTEHATALRQVKSALDQADTAVSTAQTALATKVETVDTSPDRTGYVRQTGLEPGSTEPVGKTFDQAAYDAAVAQQEQQREAAAAAALRQLSTDMATATTKLPIDATPHRDQGGSNLPSGGSGGSTPTGGGSTPTGYSGGHTGAVPTVGSTSGFVPTGGVYHPGIDPTIPTTVPTGGLIDDSGTTADGVVSGTVPGFTGVSGSTGSSGNVGGSTLGGVGGLAGAVGGIGMVAGGAAGMVRGAGGSAGGLLSGLGREAGGSLSGLTRAAGGSARGALGNLTGTAAVPGGSASGGGTTGAAGAAGGRGGSGMVSAAGGGGSGAGSGSSVRGASAGGRYGVPKLDGASGRGAGGAGATEVASGQGAGSRGANGVAGGGGGAGGAGGGSDKKKGKEFLTHEDEENWYDDAEASDSVWE; encoded by the coding sequence GTGGGACCCAAGGAGAGCGAGCTCGCGAAGATCCGCGACGCGGCGTCCGACATCAAGGCGCAGGGCGAGGACTGGGAGGCTGCGGCCGCCCGGATCGACACCCTGGTCGCGAGTGTCAAGAACACCAAGAACGACCTCGGCCTCGACTGGGAGGGCGAGGGCGCCGACGCCGCGTTCGCGGCCATGGACCGGCTCACCGCCAGCCTGACCGAGCACGCGACCGCGCTGCGCCAGGTGAAGTCGGCCCTCGACCAGGCCGACACCGCGGTGTCGACGGCGCAGACGGCGCTCGCCACCAAGGTGGAGACGGTCGACACCAGCCCCGACCGCACCGGCTACGTCCGTCAGACGGGCCTCGAGCCGGGCAGCACCGAGCCGGTCGGCAAGACGTTCGACCAGGCCGCCTACGACGCGGCGGTCGCCCAGCAGGAGCAGCAGCGCGAGGCCGCGGCGGCCGCTGCGCTCCGCCAGCTCAGCACCGACATGGCGACAGCGACCACGAAGCTGCCGATCGACGCGACGCCGCACCGCGACCAGGGGGGCTCGAACCTGCCCAGCGGTGGAAGCGGGGGAAGCACCCCGACCGGCGGGGGAAGCACCCCGACCGGGTACTCCGGGGGCCACACCGGCGCCGTCCCCACGGTCGGCTCCACGAGCGGCTTCGTCCCGACGGGCGGCGTGTACCACCCCGGCATCGACCCGACCATCCCCACCACGGTCCCCACGGGCGGCCTCATCGACGACTCCGGCACCACGGCGGACGGCGTGGTCTCCGGGACCGTCCCCGGGTTCACCGGCGTCAGTGGCTCGACGGGCTCGAGCGGCAACGTCGGCGGCTCCACGCTCGGTGGCGTCGGCGGGCTCGCCGGGGCGGTCGGGGGGATCGGCATGGTCGCCGGTGGTGCCGCCGGAATGGTCCGCGGCGCCGGTGGCTCCGCGGGTGGGCTGCTCTCCGGCCTCGGTCGCGAGGCCGGCGGCTCGCTCTCGGGCCTGACCCGCGCGGCGGGTGGATCTGCCCGTGGCGCCCTCGGCAACCTCACCGGCACCGCGGCCGTCCCCGGTGGGAGCGCGTCGGGTGGCGGGACCACGGGAGCCGCCGGGGCGGCCGGCGGACGCGGCGGCAGCGGCATGGTCTCCGCCGCTGGCGGTGGCGGTTCCGGCGCGGGCAGCGGCTCGTCGGTCCGCGGTGCCTCGGCAGGCGGAAGGTACGGGGTCCCGAAGCTCGACGGCGCCTCCGGCCGTGGCGCCGGTGGAGCCGGGGCCACCGAGGTGGCTTCCGGGCAGGGTGCCGGCAGCCGGGGAGCGAACGGCGTGGCCGGCGGCGGCGGTGGCGCCGGGGGTGCCGGCGGCGGCAGCGACAAGAAGAAGGGCAAGGAGTTCCTCACCCACGAGGACGAGGAGAACTGGTACGACGACGCAGAGGCGAGCGACTCCGTCTGGGAGTAG